From the Octadecabacter antarcticus 307 genome, one window contains:
- the rimM gene encoding ribosome maturation factor RimM (Essential for efficient processing of 16S rRNA) — MSDDRIVVGTIAGSFGVNGDVRLKSFCADPEALANYTPLTRADGSQIMTIVIKGQTKGSLIARVDGITTKEEADGLRGMDLYAQRDQLPSLPDDEFYHTDLVGLMTYDTGGAKLGRVKAVQTNGADDLLEIISPSDKDTVLVPFTKANVPTVDLASGRIVVDPPRGLFADEADTQDTSAAD, encoded by the coding sequence ATGTCAGATGACCGTATTGTTGTTGGAACGATCGCCGGATCCTTTGGGGTCAACGGTGATGTCCGCCTTAAATCTTTCTGTGCCGACCCCGAGGCACTGGCGAATTACACCCCGCTGACCCGCGCCGACGGAAGCCAGATCATGACCATCGTGATAAAAGGCCAAACCAAAGGCTCGCTTATCGCGCGGGTCGACGGGATCACCACCAAAGAAGAGGCCGACGGCCTGCGCGGCATGGACCTTTATGCCCAGCGCGACCAATTGCCGTCGCTTCCTGATGACGAATTTTACCACACCGACCTTGTGGGTTTGATGACGTACGACACCGGCGGGGCCAAGCTGGGTCGCGTCAAAGCAGTGCAAACCAATGGCGCGGATGACCTGCTGGAAATCATCAGCCCGTCTGACAAAGACACCGTGTTGGTGCCGTTCACCAAGGCCAACGTGCCGACCGTGGATCTCGCGTCTGGTCGCATCGTTGTGGATCCGCCGCGCGGATTGTTTGCGGATGAGGCCGACACGCAAGACACATCAGCGGCTGATTGA